The Sorangiineae bacterium MSr11367 genome window below encodes:
- a CDS encoding radical SAM protein — MYDITTGTGDFIANGVVSHNCYARPGHEYLSFGAGTDFERKIVVKPQAPELLREAFDKPAWKGDMLAFSGVTDCYQPLEASYRLTRGCLEVCAEYKNPVGIITKSPLIERDIDVLARLTEVAHVSVGVSIPFWDPEKARAMEPYVATPQRRMRIVEKLASHGIRVGVSVAPIIPGLGDEEIGDVLKAAKDAGATSAGWVLLRLPGPVAPVFEERLRAALPLRAEKVLRRIRETRGGKLYQSEFHKRGSGEGNYAQMIGALFERTAQRLGLDPVPWSNLKFSDTFQRPVRKGAQLTLF; from the coding sequence ATGTACGACATCACCACCGGCACGGGTGACTTCATCGCCAACGGGGTGGTCAGCCACAACTGCTACGCGCGGCCGGGGCACGAGTATTTGAGCTTTGGCGCCGGCACCGATTTCGAGCGGAAGATCGTGGTCAAGCCGCAAGCGCCCGAGCTGTTGCGCGAAGCGTTCGACAAGCCTGCCTGGAAGGGCGACATGCTGGCGTTCAGCGGGGTGACCGATTGTTACCAGCCGCTCGAAGCCTCGTATCGGCTCACGCGCGGGTGCCTCGAGGTGTGTGCAGAGTACAAGAACCCGGTGGGGATCATCACCAAGTCGCCCCTCATCGAGCGGGACATCGACGTGCTCGCGCGGCTGACGGAGGTCGCCCACGTCAGCGTGGGGGTGAGCATCCCGTTTTGGGATCCGGAGAAGGCGCGCGCCATGGAGCCATACGTGGCCACGCCGCAGCGGCGGATGCGCATCGTCGAAAAGCTGGCCTCGCACGGCATCCGGGTGGGCGTGAGTGTGGCGCCCATCATCCCGGGACTCGGGGACGAGGAGATTGGCGACGTCCTCAAGGCCGCCAAAGACGCGGGCGCCACCTCGGCGGGCTGGGTCCTGCTGCGCCTTCCCGGACCGGTGGCGCCGGTGTTCGAGGAGCGGCTGCGCGCCGCCCTCCCGTTGCGCGCCGAAAAGGTGCTGCGGCGCATCCGTGAGACCCGAGGCGGCAAGCTCTATCAGTCGGAATTCCATAAGCGCGGAAGCGGCGAAGGAAACTATGCCCAGATGATTGGCGCGCTTTTCGAGCGGACCGCCCAGCGTCTCGGCCTCGACCCGGTTCCTTGGTCCAATCTGAAATTTTCGGACACCTTCCAGCGACCCGTACGAAAGGGGGCGCAACTGACGCTCTTCTAA
- a CDS encoding universal stress protein: MHNIESTPASPASTRRLAEDELTTIVVGLDFSLHGEDALWFAENLSRANPKATLHLVHVVAPPMGVVGVLGAPIDASAPVTGMLERARSELERVCSSVPVWLEGRVVGHVRTGDSAREITALARELDADLIVIGTHARTGLGRVFLGSLAESISRHAPCSVLIAHELRPRTSAPPTSSPAYR; encoded by the coding sequence ATGCACAACATCGAGAGCACCCCAGCGTCGCCCGCTTCCACACGCAGGCTCGCCGAAGACGAATTGACGACCATCGTCGTCGGCCTCGACTTTTCGCTCCATGGCGAGGACGCCCTCTGGTTCGCCGAGAACCTGTCCCGCGCCAACCCGAAGGCCACCCTTCATCTCGTCCACGTGGTCGCCCCACCGATGGGCGTGGTCGGTGTCCTCGGCGCCCCCATCGACGCCTCGGCCCCCGTCACCGGCATGCTCGAGCGCGCCCGCAGCGAACTGGAACGGGTGTGCTCCAGCGTTCCGGTGTGGCTCGAGGGGCGCGTCGTCGGCCACGTCCGCACCGGCGACTCGGCACGCGAGATCACCGCGCTCGCCCGTGAGCTCGACGCGGACCTCATCGTCATCGGCACCCACGCCCGCACCGGCCTAGGCCGCGTCTTCTTGGGATCTCTGGCCGAGAGCATCAGCCGCCACGCCCCATGCTCGGTCCTGATCGCCCACGAACTGCGCCCCCGCACGAGCGCGCCGCCAACGAGCAGCCCCGCCTACAGGTAA
- a CDS encoding universal stress protein, whose product MLALRRILVPVDFTESSDRALDYAIELAAPFDASVFVMHAYEVPVYGFPDGAFIANGDVAARISTAAQKALDALVDSRKEKGVPLKAILRTGVAWEETNHVADELAADLIVISTHGRRGLARALLGSVAENIIRTTPRPVLVIHGHRDSSAWQAAERVSRP is encoded by the coding sequence ATGCTCGCCCTCCGCAGGATTCTCGTTCCGGTCGATTTCACCGAAAGCTCGGATCGTGCGCTCGACTACGCGATCGAGCTTGCGGCACCGTTCGATGCGTCCGTCTTCGTGATGCACGCCTACGAGGTGCCGGTGTACGGCTTTCCCGACGGCGCGTTCATCGCCAACGGCGACGTGGCCGCACGCATCAGCACCGCCGCGCAGAAGGCGTTGGATGCGCTCGTCGATTCGCGCAAAGAGAAAGGCGTCCCACTCAAGGCGATTCTCCGCACCGGCGTCGCCTGGGAGGAGACCAACCACGTGGCCGACGAGCTTGCGGCCGACCTCATCGTGATCAGCACCCACGGCCGGCGCGGCCTTGCACGGGCCCTCCTGGGAAGCGTGGCCGAGAACATCATCCGCACGACCCCGCGTCCCGTGCTCGTCATTCACGGGCACCGCGACTCGTCGGCGTGGCAGGCAGCGGAGCGCGTTTCGCGTCCTTGA
- the clpA gene encoding ATP-dependent Clp protease ATP-binding subunit ClpA yields MRISPEVEIALTLAANEAARRRHEYVTLEHLLYALLFDDATALVVRHAGGDVSRLKKQLERYLDDKLEPLPEGASSTPTPALGVQRVIRRALQHVQSSGKEEVKGANVLVAVFAERESFAASLLEQSGVTRLDVVAYLSHGVSKLDEPDDAREAGGDAGDGDAPEASPGEPGGARPSRDPLKAYCINLNEQARENRIDPLIGRQREVERMVQILSRRKKNNPLLVGDAGVGKTAIAEGLALKIERKEVPPALQDAKVFQLDMGALVAGTRFRGDFEERIKAVVKALGKVEGAVLFIDEIHTIVGAGATSGGSMDASNLLKPALASGRLRCIGSTTFEEFRQHFERDRALARRFQKVEVLEPSVEDTVKILIGLRTQYEDFHGVRYADPAIEAAAQLAAKHLHDKKLPDKAIDLIDESGASVKLAHTTTSMFSSDSPATPAKDKESPAERPIVNVSDVETVLARMAQIPPREVSTSDKDRLKNLEHELKGVIFGQDLAIDQLTSAIKLSRAGLRSPEKPIGSFLFTGPTGVGKTEVAKQLAKILGISFIRFDMSEYMERHTVSRLIGAPPGYVGFDQGGLLTDAIAKTPHAVLLLDEIEKAHGDVFNVLLQVMDHGKLTDNNGKSSDFRHVILLMTSNVGARDLARRQVGFHGGRDVGEADREFKRMFSPEFRNRLDARIPFDSLSPAIMGQVVDKFVTELNAQLAERSVTLSITGAARDWLAEKGYDPENGARPLARVIQDEVKRPLSEELLFGKLEHGGKVQVDAEDGKLVLRYEAAVPEAPKAEAVPEALN; encoded by the coding sequence ATGCGCATCAGTCCGGAAGTCGAAATTGCCCTGACCCTGGCCGCCAACGAAGCGGCCCGCCGCCGTCATGAATACGTGACGCTCGAGCACCTGCTCTACGCCCTGCTTTTCGACGACGCGACCGCCTTGGTCGTGCGCCACGCCGGGGGCGACGTTTCGCGCTTGAAAAAGCAGCTCGAACGCTACCTCGACGACAAACTCGAGCCGCTGCCCGAAGGCGCCTCGTCCACGCCCACGCCGGCCCTCGGCGTGCAGCGTGTCATCCGCCGTGCGCTGCAGCACGTGCAATCGTCGGGCAAAGAAGAGGTCAAAGGCGCGAACGTCCTGGTCGCCGTCTTCGCCGAGCGCGAGTCGTTTGCTGCGAGCTTGCTCGAACAATCGGGCGTCACCCGGCTGGACGTGGTGGCGTACCTTTCCCACGGCGTCTCCAAGCTCGACGAGCCGGACGACGCACGCGAGGCCGGCGGCGACGCCGGGGATGGCGATGCCCCGGAAGCCTCTCCCGGCGAACCGGGGGGTGCGCGTCCGTCGCGGGATCCGCTCAAGGCGTACTGCATCAATTTGAACGAGCAGGCGCGCGAAAACCGCATCGATCCGCTCATCGGTCGCCAGCGCGAGGTGGAGCGCATGGTGCAGATCCTCTCGCGGCGCAAGAAGAACAACCCGCTGCTGGTCGGCGACGCCGGCGTGGGCAAGACGGCCATCGCCGAAGGCCTCGCGCTGAAAATCGAGCGCAAAGAAGTGCCTCCGGCGCTTCAAGACGCCAAAGTCTTCCAGCTCGACATGGGCGCGCTGGTCGCGGGCACCCGCTTCCGGGGCGACTTCGAGGAGCGCATCAAGGCCGTGGTGAAGGCGCTCGGCAAGGTGGAGGGCGCAGTCCTCTTCATCGACGAGATCCACACCATCGTGGGCGCCGGCGCGACGAGTGGCGGCAGCATGGACGCGTCGAACCTGCTCAAGCCGGCGCTCGCCTCGGGCCGTTTGCGCTGCATCGGCTCGACCACGTTCGAGGAATTCCGCCAGCATTTCGAGCGCGATCGGGCACTCGCTCGGCGCTTTCAAAAGGTGGAAGTGCTCGAGCCCAGCGTCGAGGACACCGTGAAGATCCTCATCGGCCTGCGCACGCAGTACGAAGACTTCCACGGCGTGCGCTATGCGGATCCGGCCATCGAGGCGGCCGCGCAGCTCGCAGCGAAGCACCTGCACGACAAAAAGCTGCCCGACAAGGCCATCGATCTCATCGACGAATCGGGCGCCAGCGTGAAGCTTGCGCACACGACGACGTCCATGTTCTCCAGTGATTCGCCCGCCACACCGGCGAAGGACAAGGAATCGCCGGCGGAGCGCCCGATCGTGAATGTGAGCGACGTCGAAACCGTGCTCGCCCGCATGGCGCAGATCCCGCCGCGGGAAGTGTCCACCAGCGACAAAGATCGGTTGAAGAACCTCGAGCACGAGCTCAAGGGGGTCATCTTCGGGCAGGATTTGGCCATCGATCAGCTCACCAGCGCCATCAAGCTGTCGCGCGCGGGGCTGCGCAGTCCGGAGAAGCCGATCGGATCGTTCCTGTTTACGGGACCGACGGGTGTCGGCAAGACCGAAGTGGCCAAGCAGCTCGCGAAGATCCTGGGCATCTCGTTCATCCGCTTCGACATGAGCGAGTACATGGAGCGCCACACCGTCTCGCGGTTGATCGGCGCACCGCCGGGTTACGTCGGCTTCGATCAGGGCGGTCTTTTGACGGACGCCATCGCCAAGACGCCGCATGCGGTGCTCCTGCTCGACGAAATCGAGAAGGCACACGGCGACGTTTTCAACGTGCTCCTGCAGGTGATGGACCACGGCAAGCTGACCGACAACAATGGCAAATCCAGCGATTTCCGTCATGTCATCCTGCTCATGACGAGCAACGTGGGCGCGCGCGATCTGGCGCGACGCCAAGTCGGATTCCACGGCGGTCGCGACGTGGGCGAGGCCGATCGCGAGTTCAAGCGGATGTTCAGCCCCGAGTTCCGCAACCGGCTCGATGCACGCATCCCGTTCGATTCGCTTTCGCCCGCCATCATGGGCCAGGTGGTCGACAAGTTCGTGACCGAGCTGAACGCGCAGCTGGCCGAGCGAAGCGTCACGTTGTCCATCACGGGCGCGGCGCGCGATTGGCTCGCCGAGAAGGGCTACGATCCCGAGAACGGCGCGCGTCCCCTCGCCCGGGTCATCCAGGACGAGGTGAAGCGCCCGCTCAGCGAAGAGCTGCTCTTCGGCAAGCTCGAACACGGTGGCAAGGTTCAGGTCGACGCCGAAGACGGCAAGCTGGTCCTTCGCTACGAGGCCGCGGTGCCCGAAGCTCCCAAAGCCGAGGCGGTTCCCGAAGCCCTGAACTAG
- a CDS encoding ATP-dependent Clp protease adaptor ClpS, protein MTSFSASGRIEPFDYPSNLQKPQVAGLDPGRLSAGVAHRSRRTEVGGAMWVVASEPKKPQNPGPPQGPGDPGESGESDVDVDERTLPTTVRRYKVVFHNDDYTTMEFVVDCLMTFFHKSETEATHVMLTVHRKGSAVAGIYPREVAETKVEQVMDHARKHGMPLLLTAEPE, encoded by the coding sequence ATGACTTCATTTTCTGCGAGCGGTCGCATCGAGCCTTTCGATTATCCGAGCAATTTACAGAAGCCACAAGTGGCTGGCCTTGATCCAGGCAGGCTGTCGGCGGGGGTTGCGCATCGTTCCAGGAGAACCGAAGTTGGGGGCGCCATGTGGGTGGTCGCGTCCGAACCCAAAAAACCGCAGAACCCGGGTCCGCCGCAAGGTCCGGGAGATCCAGGCGAATCTGGAGAATCCGACGTCGATGTGGACGAGAGGACTTTGCCGACGACCGTTCGTCGCTACAAAGTTGTCTTTCACAACGACGACTACACAACGATGGAATTCGTGGTCGACTGCCTCATGACCTTCTTCCACAAGAGCGAAACGGAAGCGACGCACGTCATGTTGACCGTGCACCGAAAAGGGAGCGCCGTTGCAGGAATTTATCCGCGCGAAGTCGCAGAGACGAAGGTTGAGCAAGTGATGGATCACGCACGCAAGCACGGGATGCCGCTGCTTCTCACCGCGGAGCCCGAGTGA
- a CDS encoding protein kinase yields MGSVWEATLLSLDIPCAVKFIDSEFVGHAETQARFEREAKAAAQLRSPHVVQVLDHGVCQGRPYIAMELLVGEDLGKRLKARGRLSPSEVVPIVEQVSRALAKAHAAGIVHRDLKPDNIFLVRDDDREIVKVLDFGIAKSVDESREGLTRVGALLGTPHYMSPEQAQGSKDVDHRSDLWSLAVIIFRCLTGRFPFAGKGLGEILVQILKDDIPIPSQAAPDLPRAFDDWWVRGVARDPTLRFQSARELTDGLSMALGLNALSRVPEPAESQPALFPERRPAKGGTAVMPASEMPRVPTMHTGHGGHGGQARAGTQPLAAVQQTPSMIVHAGAPNMPGPNMTGPRPTEPSMGGHLSASMGGQIAGPMAGSMSGYGPMPAAAGGTYGPPPYQGGQQPYGQPYAAGQAYPQQNLQQNTTAPTTAPAIPTAANGPREPRDKGMLATKIIGILLTVIAVVLGIVVIVAYASKDPVIGRPPSVHRTDDLPRRSSPSVILSTGPVPIQPPPTPTVDASTASGKPVPKK; encoded by the coding sequence ATGGGTTCGGTTTGGGAGGCGACGCTTCTCAGCCTGGACATTCCGTGCGCGGTCAAGTTCATCGATAGCGAGTTCGTAGGGCACGCGGAGACGCAGGCGAGATTCGAGCGCGAGGCGAAGGCGGCCGCGCAATTGCGGAGCCCGCACGTGGTGCAGGTGCTGGACCACGGGGTGTGCCAGGGGCGGCCGTACATTGCGATGGAGCTTCTCGTCGGAGAAGACCTTGGAAAAAGACTGAAGGCTCGCGGTCGTCTGTCGCCATCCGAGGTGGTTCCGATCGTCGAACAAGTGAGCCGTGCGCTCGCGAAAGCCCACGCGGCCGGTATCGTGCATCGCGATCTGAAGCCGGACAACATCTTCCTCGTTCGTGACGACGACCGCGAAATCGTCAAGGTGCTCGATTTTGGCATCGCCAAAAGCGTCGACGAATCGCGCGAAGGACTCACCCGGGTGGGCGCCTTGCTCGGCACCCCCCACTACATGAGCCCGGAGCAGGCGCAGGGAAGCAAGGACGTCGACCATCGGAGCGATCTTTGGTCGCTCGCGGTGATTATCTTTCGTTGCCTCACGGGGCGCTTCCCATTCGCCGGAAAAGGCCTCGGCGAAATTTTGGTGCAGATCCTCAAGGACGACATCCCGATCCCGTCGCAGGCGGCGCCGGATTTGCCGCGTGCGTTCGACGACTGGTGGGTCCGCGGCGTGGCGCGCGATCCGACGTTGCGCTTTCAGAGTGCGAGGGAGCTGACCGACGGCTTGTCGATGGCTCTTGGCTTGAATGCCTTGAGCAGGGTGCCCGAGCCCGCGGAATCGCAGCCCGCGTTGTTTCCGGAGCGGCGGCCCGCGAAAGGTGGAACCGCGGTGATGCCCGCCAGCGAGATGCCGCGGGTGCCGACGATGCATACAGGACACGGCGGGCACGGCGGGCAGGCGCGCGCGGGCACGCAGCCGCTCGCGGCGGTGCAGCAGACGCCGTCGATGATCGTGCATGCCGGCGCGCCGAACATGCCCGGCCCAAACATGACGGGGCCGCGTCCGACGGAGCCTTCGATGGGGGGCCACCTGTCCGCGTCGATGGGGGGCCAAATCGCAGGGCCGATGGCGGGCTCCATGTCCGGCTATGGCCCGATGCCTGCGGCCGCGGGGGGGACGTACGGCCCTCCTCCTTACCAGGGGGGGCAGCAGCCGTACGGACAGCCGTACGCGGCGGGGCAGGCGTACCCCCAACAGAACCTGCAGCAGAACACGACGGCGCCGACCACCGCGCCCGCCATACCCACCGCCGCGAACGGGCCACGCGAGCCACGCGACAAGGGGATGCTCGCCACGAAGATCATCGGCATCCTGCTCACGGTGATCGCCGTGGTGCTGGGCATCGTGGTCATCGTCGCCTACGCGTCCAAGGATCCCGTCATCGGGCGGCCGCCGAGCGTGCATCGCACCGACGATCTGCCGCGGCGAAGTTCGCCGTCGGTCATTCTTTCGACGGGCCCGGTGCCGATTCAACCGCCGCCGACGCCTACGGTCGACGCGTCCACGGCCTCGGGAAAACCGGTGCCCAAAAAGTAG
- a CDS encoding Stp1/IreP family PP2C-type Ser/Thr phosphatase, with protein sequence MTQSETPIPANPTEQGGGASEEATSRGPVHVRVFARTDVGQVREHNEDNFLVADLTKRSRGLLEANRDCDVGIHGSLFAVCDGMGGAAAGEIASQLAVDIIYEKMLEGLDPAVVIERDELARRLVRAVEAAGLRIFQEAKVDRTRRGMGTTVTAASLVDDHMFLAQVGDSRGYILRGDQLIQVTRDQSLVNQLIEAGQLTEEEAETFEHNNIILQALGTADSVQVDLTYVELRQGDVLLLCSDGLSGMIRFEEIREVLRSCPEPIDACKALTERANQAGGHDNITVIIAHFDGEGLKPGDAEGETLRYRKYAVPEDPNDATTPGRRSTDPGRDPSAPPPDGVLSIPPAAGDKMAGWHEQGPHANLENGEERIEIPGTHIPTWLVVTLIVSVIAMLAGAAIVLLR encoded by the coding sequence GTGACCCAATCCGAGACACCCATTCCCGCAAACCCGACGGAACAGGGGGGTGGAGCGTCCGAGGAGGCCACCAGCCGGGGGCCCGTCCATGTTCGCGTCTTCGCCCGCACCGACGTGGGGCAAGTGCGTGAGCACAACGAAGACAACTTCCTCGTCGCCGACCTCACGAAGCGTTCTCGCGGCCTGCTGGAGGCCAACCGCGACTGCGATGTCGGCATCCACGGAAGCCTCTTCGCGGTCTGCGACGGGATGGGCGGCGCGGCGGCCGGCGAAATCGCTAGCCAGCTCGCCGTCGACATCATCTACGAAAAGATGCTCGAAGGGCTCGACCCCGCCGTGGTCATCGAGCGCGACGAGCTCGCGCGCCGCCTCGTGCGCGCCGTCGAAGCGGCAGGCCTTCGCATCTTCCAAGAGGCCAAGGTCGACCGCACCCGCCGCGGCATGGGCACCACCGTCACGGCGGCCTCGCTGGTGGACGATCACATGTTCCTCGCGCAGGTCGGCGACTCGCGCGGCTACATCTTGCGGGGCGATCAGCTCATTCAGGTCACACGCGACCAGTCCTTGGTCAACCAGCTCATCGAGGCGGGGCAACTCACCGAAGAGGAAGCGGAGACCTTCGAGCACAACAACATCATCCTGCAGGCGCTCGGCACGGCCGACTCCGTGCAGGTCGATCTGACCTACGTCGAACTGCGCCAAGGTGACGTGCTTCTCCTCTGCTCGGACGGCCTCTCCGGCATGATCCGTTTCGAGGAGATCCGCGAGGTGCTTCGCTCGTGCCCCGAACCCATCGATGCGTGCAAGGCCCTCACCGAGCGCGCAAACCAGGCCGGTGGGCACGACAACATCACGGTCATCATCGCCCACTTCGACGGCGAAGGGCTGAAACCGGGCGACGCCGAGGGAGAGACCCTCCGTTACCGCAAGTACGCGGTGCCCGAAGATCCGAACGACGCGACCACCCCGGGCCGCCGCTCCACGGATCCGGGACGCGATCCCAGCGCCCCTCCTCCCGATGGCGTCCTTTCGATCCCGCCGGCCGCGGGCGACAAGATGGCGGGCTGGCACGAGCAGGGGCCGCATGCAAACCTCGAAAATGGCGAGGAACGCATCGAGATCCCGGGGACGCACATCCCGACGTGGCTGGTGGTCACGTTGATCGTGAGCGTCATCGCCATGCTGGCCGGCGCGGCCATCGTGCTGCTGCGTTGA
- a CDS encoding FHA domain-containing protein: protein MIAAPAAKKKERDPRGRLVIIAKDGGEGQSFPIFDNLDVGRSEGDVVLGDDRYLSPRHARLFWQRDELVLRDLGSTNGVFLRISKSQNPHMAQPLQDQDLILIGQQVIRFEIVKDAEEGLGPAMQHGTLLFGTPAAPRHARLCQRTVEGVTRDVFHVRKAETVLGRESGDIVFTEDPFLSRRHAIIKLDPVRKTFTIGDLGSSNGTFLQIRGDATLKSGDEFRIGQQLFRVNLSQETRSPSLEGAPKSVS, encoded by the coding sequence GTGATCGCCGCCCCCGCGGCCAAGAAGAAAGAGCGGGATCCGCGCGGCCGCTTGGTCATCATCGCCAAGGACGGGGGCGAGGGGCAGAGCTTCCCCATCTTCGATAACTTGGACGTCGGCCGCAGCGAAGGTGACGTCGTTCTCGGGGACGATCGCTACCTGTCGCCGCGCCACGCGCGCCTGTTCTGGCAGCGCGATGAGCTTGTTTTGCGCGATTTGGGAAGCACCAACGGCGTCTTCCTCCGCATCTCCAAGAGCCAAAATCCCCATATGGCGCAGCCACTTCAGGACCAAGATTTGATCCTGATAGGACAACAGGTGATAAGGTTTGAAATCGTGAAGGATGCAGAGGAAGGCCTCGGCCCGGCCATGCAGCACGGCACGCTGCTGTTCGGAACCCCGGCGGCACCCCGCCATGCACGCTTGTGCCAGCGCACCGTCGAAGGGGTGACGAGGGACGTCTTCCACGTCCGCAAAGCCGAAACCGTGCTCGGCCGAGAATCGGGGGACATCGTCTTTACCGAGGACCCGTTCCTCTCCCGACGGCACGCGATCATCAAACTGGATCCGGTGCGGAAGACCTTCACCATCGGAGATCTGGGGTCGTCCAACGGCACGTTCCTCCAGATCCGCGGCGACGCGACCCTCAAATCGGGGGACGAGTTCCGAATTGGCCAGCAACTCTTCCGCGTCAACCTCAGCCAAGAGACTCGCTCACCGAGCCTCGAAGGCGCGCCCAAGTCCGTGTCGTGA
- a CDS encoding tetratricopeptide repeat protein — protein sequence MRTAARLASIAFFALTLAACRGGKDPNFVRAFHEAERAQTAGRYAEAAARFDEAAAKAPDPREKGHAAYLAAKMLERSGDNAGASARLESIARQEPPTEHTARALYDLADLRIAHGEPDKGYADLGTLIEKHPSSGISTHALVRLAAHRDETSGQKDTVVWLDGLGERLGKSELGETIAYQAALRTQATGDLPGAHARFLAIVDRWPYPYGNTFDDSLYRASEIDETLGRNEEAIAHLNRMLAERETAHLLGTYQRPRYTQAALRIATLYRDRLNDRAKAREAFHRIYTDFTTSVYRDDALWQEAELYRLDGDANTACSRASTLVREFPNSRYVPCAEAKCPNVARPSKSDAPKKCHDYLVRAREPSAN from the coding sequence ATGAGAACCGCCGCCCGCCTCGCATCGATCGCGTTCTTCGCCCTCACCCTCGCGGCATGCCGTGGCGGCAAAGATCCCAACTTCGTGCGCGCCTTCCACGAGGCCGAGCGCGCCCAAACCGCAGGACGCTACGCCGAAGCCGCTGCCCGCTTCGACGAAGCCGCCGCCAAGGCCCCCGACCCACGCGAGAAAGGCCACGCCGCCTACCTCGCCGCCAAAATGCTCGAGCGCTCCGGCGACAACGCGGGTGCGAGCGCCCGCCTCGAAAGCATCGCCCGGCAAGAGCCGCCCACCGAACACACGGCCCGAGCGCTCTACGATCTCGCCGACCTTCGCATCGCTCACGGCGAGCCCGACAAGGGCTACGCGGATCTCGGCACCCTCATCGAAAAGCATCCCTCGAGCGGCATCTCGACCCACGCCCTCGTTCGCCTCGCCGCACACCGCGACGAAACCTCGGGACAGAAGGACACGGTCGTGTGGCTCGACGGCTTGGGCGAGCGTCTCGGAAAATCGGAGCTCGGCGAAACCATCGCCTACCAAGCCGCGCTACGCACGCAGGCCACCGGCGATCTGCCGGGCGCGCACGCACGCTTTCTCGCCATCGTCGACCGATGGCCCTACCCGTACGGCAACACCTTCGACGACTCGCTCTACCGCGCGAGCGAGATCGACGAGACCCTCGGACGGAACGAGGAGGCCATCGCACACTTGAATCGCATGCTCGCCGAACGCGAGACCGCGCACTTGCTCGGCACGTACCAGAGGCCGCGCTACACGCAGGCCGCTCTTCGCATCGCCACGCTCTACCGCGACCGGTTGAACGACCGCGCCAAGGCGCGCGAGGCGTTTCACCGCATCTACACGGACTTCACCACGTCGGTGTACCGTGACGATGCCCTCTGGCAAGAGGCCGAGCTCTATCGCCTCGATGGCGATGCGAACACGGCCTGCTCCCGCGCCTCCACGCTCGTGCGTGAGTTCCCCAACTCACGCTACGTGCCATGCGCGGAGGCCAAATGCCCGAACGTCGCCCGCCCCTCCAAGAGCGACGCTCCAAAGAAGTGTCACGACTACTTGGTCCGCGCGCGAGAGCCGAGCGCGAACTGA
- a CDS encoding beta-eliminating lyase-related protein, translating into MIDLRSDTVTRPTPGMRQAIASAEVGDDVYGDDPTTRALEEEVADLLGKEAAIFTTTGVMANQLAIAVQTRHGDDVIVGEGAHIMWNEAGAGAALSGVQFAVAGQDGFLTADDVEGAIKPPAKWLPRTSLVCIENTLNRAGGRVFPQANVLAIAERIAPHGFGFHLDGARLWNASAATGISVKELAAPFHTTSVCFSKGLGAPVGSALTGPAALIQEARRLRQRWGGGMRQSGILTAAARYALAHHRTRLVEDHANARHLAELLSGPAPRAAGIFVDAHKVETNIVNVDLDVAAAPVAEAARGLGLLITATAARRLRAVTHLDVSRAQIDEAAIILRRAAEACRAGHA; encoded by the coding sequence ATGATCGATCTTCGCAGCGACACGGTGACCCGACCCACCCCCGGCATGCGCCAGGCCATCGCCAGCGCGGAGGTAGGCGATGACGTCTATGGAGACGATCCGACGACCCGCGCGCTCGAAGAAGAAGTCGCAGACCTCCTCGGAAAAGAGGCGGCGATCTTCACGACGACCGGCGTCATGGCCAACCAACTGGCCATCGCCGTCCAAACGCGCCACGGCGACGACGTCATCGTCGGCGAGGGAGCGCACATCATGTGGAACGAGGCCGGTGCGGGCGCCGCGCTCTCCGGCGTGCAATTCGCCGTCGCGGGCCAAGACGGCTTTCTCACCGCCGACGACGTGGAAGGCGCCATCAAACCACCGGCCAAGTGGCTGCCGCGCACCTCGCTCGTCTGCATCGAGAACACGTTGAACCGCGCCGGCGGGCGGGTGTTCCCCCAGGCCAACGTGCTCGCCATCGCCGAGCGCATCGCGCCCCACGGCTTCGGCTTCCACCTCGACGGCGCACGCCTCTGGAACGCGAGCGCGGCTACCGGGATCTCCGTCAAGGAGCTTGCCGCCCCCTTCCACACGACCAGCGTGTGCTTCTCCAAAGGGCTCGGCGCCCCCGTGGGCAGCGCCCTCACCGGGCCCGCAGCCCTCATCCAAGAGGCACGCCGCCTGCGGCAACGTTGGGGCGGCGGTATGCGCCAATCGGGCATCCTCACCGCGGCCGCCCGCTACGCCCTCGCGCACCACCGCACGCGCCTCGTCGAGGATCATGCGAACGCGCGGCACCTCGCCGAGCTTCTCTCCGGCCCCGCGCCGCGCGCCGCGGGCATCTTCGTCGACGCGCACAAGGTGGAGACCAACATCGTCAACGTCGATCTCGACGTCGCCGCGGCCCCCGTCGCCGAGGCCGCACGCGGACTCGGCCTTCTCATCACCGCCACCGCGGCACGGCGTCTGCGTGCGGTCACCCACCTCGACGTCTCCCGCGCCCAGATCGACGAAGCCGCCATCATCCTCCGTCGCGCCGCCGAAGCCTGCCGGGCAGGACACGCATGA